DNA from Massilia antarctica:
GGCGCCTTGTTGAGCGCACGCAAACGATCCGGTTAAGCGGAGTCAAGCGCCAGCGCGAGGCGGGGTAAGGCAATCCGGACGGATGGAGGTGAATCAAACCCGGCGATGGAACTTTCTTACAAAATCGGCAAAACAGCAGCGCCCTCATCCTTTCCCCGGAGATCCCTGTGCGATTGAACCGATGTGCCACCCTCCTCTGCGCGCCGGCCCTGTTCTGGTCCGCGCCCGCGCCAGCCTCGCTGCTGAGCATGACACCAACCGTCCAGACCATCACCCTTGCGCCCGGATCGGCCTGGGATGCCATGGGTACCATCACCAACCTGAGCGGCTTCGACCTGCTCAGCTCGGAGATATTTCTCGAGTTCAGCGCTTACCCGCACACGGTGCTGGCGCCGCAGCAGCGCCTGGGCGGGATTGAATTCACCATCGGCGACCGGACGGTGTCCGGCTTGGCCGAGCTGTTCCACGTCGACATCGCGCCCGATGCCGTGCGCGGCTTGGCCTGGTCCATGGACGTGTTCGCGGCCGACGTGCATGGCAACTTCAGCGACCCGACCACCTTTTCCTTCCTCATCGACGGGCCCGCGGTCGTGGTGCCGGAACCATCCACCTTACCGCTCCTGGCCGCCGGGCTCGCCGCGCTGCTGGCGGGCGCGGGCCTGGCACGGCAGCGCGCGCTTCATCCCGACAGCGCAGGAGACTGACATGGCCAAGCTTGCAGCCGTTACCAAGGTGGTGCTGGGCGAGCCGGGGATCGAGCATGTTGACGGAGAAGTGTTCCTCAATCTGCACATCATGAACGTGGGCGAGGCGCCGCTGGCCAATCTGCACATCGGCGCGATGACCTTCGGCAGCGCGCAACGCAGCAGCCCGCCGGGATTTCCCATCGTGATCGAT
Protein-coding regions in this window:
- a CDS encoding PEP-CTERM sorting domain-containing protein; protein product: MRLNRCATLLCAPALFWSAPAPASLLSMTPTVQTITLAPGSAWDAMGTITNLSGFDLLSSEIFLEFSAYPHTVLAPQQRLGGIEFTIGDRTVSGLAELFHVDIAPDAVRGLAWSMDVFAADVHGNFSDPTTFSFLIDGPAVVVPEPSTLPLLAAGLAALLAGAGLARQRALHPDSAGD